The nucleotide window CCGCTCCCCCCGATGCTGTCGAGAATGGTGGCATCGAAGTCATCCGCGCCAGCGTCGTGGACGGCGCGGTGAGCGTGGCCCTGAGACGCTCGTTCGACGATCCCTTTACCTGGGGGCGACTTCTCATCGACCTCGCCCGTCAGGCTGCGCGCATCTACGCGCTTGAGACGGAGATGTCGGAGGAGGAGGCGTTCGACCGCATCCGCGCCGGCCTCGAATCCGAGAATTTCGACCCTGACATGCCGCCCGGCGGCAACACGCTGAACTGAACGCCCAATACGCGCGCCCG belongs to Methylobacterium sp. 77 and includes:
- a CDS encoding DUF5076 domain-containing protein — its product is MTDKFEELSAPPDAVENGGIEVIRASVVDGAVSVALRRSFDDPFTWGRLLIDLARQAARIYALETEMSEEEAFDRIRAGLESENFDPDMPPGGNTLN